GATTCACGCTCTCGAGCGTGTCTGGATCATACAGATCCCATCGTCTAATCCCGTTCATCGTCAAGTGATCGCATACCGGCGCCCCACCACTGCCCAGCCCGACCATCGTAACCCTCACATTCTCGAATTGCTTCGGGTTCAGCAGGTACTCAGTCCTACTGAAGTCGAGCGCTGGCCCACCATCGTTCATCGGTGTTGGTCCTTCCCCGGCCAGCGCGTCCTCCCGCTCAATATCCATTTATCGTACTTGTTGAGCCATATCGCCGTCTTGGCAACAAGGAAGGCCAGCGAAAGTGACGTTGACCACTGCTCGCTCTTCATGACGCAAATGTTCCCGTTCTGGTAAACATGGGGACACCCTGCGGCTACCGTCGTACGTGGAAGTCGGATGCGCGGCAGGTCGTACGGGTAGTTCTCGCCAATCTCGATGCTGATGTAATATGAATTGCCGTAGCTGGTCGACAGATGGCCCTGTGCCGATGTAACCCGGCCGTTGCTCCCATACAGCTTGATACCAGGAAAGAAACGCGCCAGTTTCTCCTGCTCAACCGCCATTCTGCTTCCGAGCAGGTCTGTCCCAGCGAAAATGATCTCCCGATTTGCCTCAAATCCTGCCATCACGCTATCTGCGCATACTCCCCTTTGGGGTCTCGCAGAATGGTAGGTGTCCTGCCTGC
The genomic region above belongs to Armatimonadota bacterium and contains:
- a CDS encoding ubiquitin-conjugating enzyme E2; the encoded protein is MAGFEANREIIFAGTDLLGSRMAVEQEKLARFFPGIKLYGSNGRVTSAQGHLSTSYGNSYYISIEIGENYPYDLPRIRLPRTTVAAGCPHVYQNGNICVMKSEQWSTSLSLAFLVAKTAIWLNKYDKWILSGRTRWPGKDQHR